The sequence CTTGATTACGAATGTTTTTTCTTAGAGTTAAACATTCATTATTTTGAAAGTTAGTTAGTAGTTATAAAAAAAATCGTTCCGACTTCAGAACGATTTTTTGTTTTATATATTGATGTTTCTAACCGAATTGGAAACCAATTTGCTGTCTTCAAAAAAGAAATCTATTTGCCCCATGCGTAAGCCAAAACAACCAGCTTGATTTACAATAACATCTTCGTCAATTACATTTTTAACAACGGTAGGTTTATCTAAAAAAGTATGTGTGTGTCCGCCAATAATCAAATCGATATCTTGAGTTTGGGCAGCTAAATCTAAATCGCCAATCATATCCGGATAGATGTTTTTATCGTAATCATATCCTAAATGAGAAAGACAAATTACCAAATCACATTTTTCTTCTTCTTTTAAAATTTTGGTCATTTTGCGAGCTGTTTCAATAGGATTTAAAAATTTAGTTTCACCGTATTCTTTTTTATTAACTAAACCTTCAAGTTTAACTCCCAATCCAAAAACACCAATTTTAATTCCGTCTTTTTCAAATACTTTGTAATGTTTTGTAAGTCCGTTCATGATGGTATTCGAAAAATCATAATTCGAATTGATGATGTCAAATTCAGCAACAGGAATTTGAGCTGCTAAACCTTCTAAACCGTTATCAAATTCATGATTTCCTAAAGTAGCAGCGTCGTATTTCATCATATTCATGATTTTAAATTCCAATTCGCCACCATAATAATTAAAATACGGAGTTCCTTGAAACATATCACCTGCATCTAAAAGTAATGTATTTGGATTTTCTTTACGAATTTTTGTCACATAAGATGCTCTACGTGCTGCGCCACCCATATTTGGATATTTTGAATGGTCTGACGGAAATGGGTCAATATGACTGTGTGTGTCGTTGGTGTGAAGAATAGTGATTCGTTTTGTTTTTTTACCTGAAAAGCTAGATAACGATAAGCCTCCTAAAGTTAGAATTGCTGAACTTACGGCTGTTTTTTGTATAAAATCTCTTCTTTTCATTATTCTTCAATTATGCGTTGCGTAGTAATTACAGGTAATGGATTGTTTTTTTGAAAATAAGCTAGTAAAACATTTCTAAGTTTATAATCCATCACAAATTTTTCTCCTTTGGTAAAAAACTTCATATTATCCCCACCTAAAGCTAAATAATCGTTGGTAACCACGTAATAGGTTTTGTTTAAATCTAAATCTTGATGGTTGATTTTTATATTTTTGATTTGATTATTAGCATCGATTGTAATCGTAATTCCAGCTAATGGATGTGGTTTTTTTTCTGCAATTACATATTCCACAAGCTCTTGAATTTGTGTACCTTTTAATTCAACAACAACCGCACTATTTTCAAATGGCATTACTTCAAAAGCGGTTCTGGTAGTTACGTTTCCTTCTGAGATAATAGAACGAATTCCACCATGATTTAACATACAAATGTCGATATCTTTACCGTATCTCGATTTAAAAATCGGATTTACTTCTTCTAAAGTAGCTTCTGCAAATAAGTTTCCAATCGTAGTTTGCCATTTTCCTTTTGATTTATCCATTGCAACCGGACTAAAAGAAATGACCTTGTTTAAATCTTCATCAATATGATTTCTATAAGGATTGATAAAAGCTTCCATGTTTTTATCGCTTCCCATTTCAGCAGTAACTTCAATGTTTTTTGCGTCAATTGATGTATTTTTGTATGACGAACTTTTGCAAGATGTCATCGTTAAACTTGAAGTGATTGTTAAACATCCTGCTAAAAAAAGCAGTTTATTTTTCGAATTTCTCATTAGATTTTCGCTTGTTTTTTAATTAACTTTGTGATGGATGTAAAATTACGTCCTTTTTATCTAAGACTTTAATCATTTAAGTTAAAAAATATAAAACATATTGATTTTTAAAATATAACAATAAGATATGCAGGCATTTGTAGGTACTGGAGTTGCATTGGTTACTCCATTTAAAAAAGATTTAACAGTTGATGTTGAAGCTTTAAAAAGAATTGTTGAGTTTAATATTGAAGGAAAAGTAGAATATTTAGTTGTTTTAGGAACAACGGCAGAAGCAGCTACTTTAAATGAAGTTGAAAAACAATTGGTTAAACAAACGATTGTTGAAGCAAATAATGGACGTTTACCTTTGGTTTTAGGAATTGGTGGTAATAATACAATGGAAGTTGTTCATCAATTAAAGACGGAAAATTTAACTGGTTTTTCTGCAATCTTATCTGTTTCTCCATATTACAATAAACCAACTCAAGAAGGAATTTATCAGCATTTTAAAATGGTTGCAGAAAACGCACCGCTCCCTGTAATCATTTATAATGTTCCTGGTCGTACAGGTAGTAATATGTCGGCAAAAACTACTTTACGTTTAGCTCACGATTTTAAAAATATTATTGCAATTAAAGAAGCAGCTGGCGATATTGTGCAAGCAATGGAAATAATCAAACATAAACCTAAAGATTTCTTAGTAATTTCTGGAGATGATATGGTTACTTTACCGATGGTTTTAGCTGGTGGAGCAGGTGTTATTTCTGTAATCGGTGAAGGTTTTCCTCGCGAATTCTCAGAAATGGTTCGTTTAGGATTAGATAGAAAAGTGGATGAAGCTTATAAAATTCATTATGCATTAGCACCTGCTATTGATATGATTTTTGAGCAAGGTAATCCAGGTGGTATTAAAGAAGTTTTTAAAGCAAAAGGTTTGTCAGAAAACACGTTGAGATTACCATTAGTAAATGTTAACGAAGATTTAGCAGGTAGAATTGATTCATTTGTGAAGAATTTCGTAATTTCGTAAAACTTAAATTTTTAAACTAAAGATATGTTATCACAAGCAATTTCAGATGCTTTAAATAAGCAAGTTCAAATAGAGGGTGATTCTTCTCAAATATATTTAGCAATGG comes from Flavobacterium sp. I3-2 and encodes:
- a CDS encoding bifunctional metallophosphatase/5'-nucleotidase is translated as MKRRDFIQKTAVSSAILTLGGLSLSSFSGKKTKRITILHTNDTHSHIDPFPSDHSKYPNMGGAARRASYVTKIRKENPNTLLLDAGDMFQGTPYFNYYGGELEFKIMNMMKYDAATLGNHEFDNGLEGLAAQIPVAEFDIINSNYDFSNTIMNGLTKHYKVFEKDGIKIGVFGLGVKLEGLVNKKEYGETKFLNPIETARKMTKILKEEEKCDLVICLSHLGYDYDKNIYPDMIGDLDLAAQTQDIDLIIGGHTHTFLDKPTVVKNVIDEDVIVNQAGCFGLRMGQIDFFFEDSKLVSNSVRNINI
- a CDS encoding 5'-nucleotidase C-terminal domain-containing protein, with product MRNSKNKLLFLAGCLTITSSLTMTSCKSSSYKNTSIDAKNIEVTAEMGSDKNMEAFINPYRNHIDEDLNKVISFSPVAMDKSKGKWQTTIGNLFAEATLEEVNPIFKSRYGKDIDICMLNHGGIRSIISEGNVTTRTAFEVMPFENSAVVVELKGTQIQELVEYVIAEKKPHPLAGITITIDANNQIKNIKINHQDLDLNKTYYVVTNDYLALGGDNMKFFTKGEKFVMDYKLRNVLLAYFQKNNPLPVITTQRIIEE
- the dapA gene encoding 4-hydroxy-tetrahydrodipicolinate synthase — translated: MQAFVGTGVALVTPFKKDLTVDVEALKRIVEFNIEGKVEYLVVLGTTAEAATLNEVEKQLVKQTIVEANNGRLPLVLGIGGNNTMEVVHQLKTENLTGFSAILSVSPYYNKPTQEGIYQHFKMVAENAPLPVIIYNVPGRTGSNMSAKTTLRLAHDFKNIIAIKEAAGDIVQAMEIIKHKPKDFLVISGDDMVTLPMVLAGGAGVISVIGEGFPREFSEMVRLGLDRKVDEAYKIHYALAPAIDMIFEQGNPGGIKEVFKAKGLSENTLRLPLVNVNEDLAGRIDSFVKNFVIS